One Haloterrigena salifodinae DNA window includes the following coding sequences:
- a CDS encoding ABC transporter substrate-binding protein, with translation MSEENHDRSRSEGGARLTRRGYVATAAAALGTSVLAGCSGSRGTSLEPDVPDGVPETVETQYWREWETIDADSPPLDYSATAGAVLDRFPVEFSSEDDPWMREHALMVKQGLDDLGIAVELNDRPLNQLYAQSWEARGLEAIMSMSTHGPDPQRGLDPNPLLMRRTEGSLSNYDNYYHPELQKVLTEQAQTTDRAKREELVDRAQEIFAEDVGALITLFPDIITAVNTERWSGYVETPGNGPTMDSFVWTEVNLQPETDNRTYVKGVTTSMNSLNLPWAAGGAEANRLTFIYDGLFDATPDLDVVPALATGGGFVDDTTVELALREGVEWHDGEPFTAEDVKFTVELYKEYSSTSQVPFYEPIESVEVLGDHEVRFNLSNPDASFMTQRVVRSVILPKHRWEDVDNPSQHNPDAPVGTGPFQFEDWEQGTRFEASRNEGHWMFDDDWRADALGDQAERGPGVESVIWINVSNVDALIGSLQSGSIDAIGTTLSTLQADRAAETDGIEQLSTGSYAPLDTKLMFSCPPIRDKEFRVALAKSVDSQGFVDDFLYGQATVPSGENPISPLTQWHNSETTHYSYDVEEARTVLERAGYTWDDDGNLRFPNGEAWGAFVERLQPGNTNKRRTELGQSDFS, from the coding sequence ATGAGCGAAGAAAATCATGATAGATCGCGCTCCGAGGGTGGCGCCCGACTCACGCGACGCGGCTACGTCGCTACGGCCGCCGCGGCGCTCGGGACGAGCGTGCTCGCGGGCTGTAGCGGCAGTCGCGGCACCAGCCTCGAGCCGGACGTCCCCGACGGAGTGCCGGAAACGGTCGAGACGCAGTACTGGCGCGAATGGGAGACGATCGACGCCGACTCGCCGCCGCTTGACTACAGCGCGACGGCGGGCGCGGTGCTCGATCGGTTCCCCGTCGAGTTCTCGAGCGAGGACGATCCGTGGATGCGCGAGCACGCGTTGATGGTCAAGCAAGGGCTCGACGATTTGGGCATCGCCGTCGAACTCAACGACCGTCCGCTGAACCAGCTCTACGCCCAGAGCTGGGAAGCGCGCGGACTCGAAGCGATCATGTCGATGAGTACGCACGGGCCCGACCCGCAGCGGGGACTCGATCCCAACCCGCTGTTAATGCGCCGGACCGAGGGCTCGCTCTCGAACTACGATAATTACTACCACCCGGAGCTCCAGAAGGTGCTCACCGAACAGGCCCAGACGACCGACCGGGCTAAGCGAGAGGAACTGGTCGATCGAGCGCAGGAGATTTTCGCCGAGGACGTCGGGGCGCTCATCACGCTCTTTCCGGACATCATCACGGCAGTGAACACGGAGCGGTGGAGCGGCTACGTGGAGACGCCGGGCAACGGCCCGACGATGGACTCGTTCGTCTGGACGGAGGTTAACCTCCAACCCGAGACGGACAACCGGACCTACGTCAAGGGCGTCACCACGTCGATGAACTCGCTGAACCTGCCGTGGGCCGCCGGCGGCGCGGAGGCCAATCGACTCACGTTCATCTACGACGGATTGTTCGACGCGACGCCCGATTTGGACGTGGTCCCCGCACTGGCGACCGGCGGCGGTTTCGTCGACGATACGACCGTGGAACTCGCGCTGCGCGAGGGCGTCGAGTGGCACGACGGCGAGCCGTTCACCGCCGAGGACGTGAAGTTCACCGTCGAACTGTACAAGGAGTACTCCTCGACGAGCCAAGTGCCGTTCTACGAGCCGATCGAGTCCGTCGAGGTGCTCGGCGATCACGAGGTACGATTCAACCTGTCGAACCCCGACGCCTCGTTCATGACCCAGCGGGTCGTCCGGAGCGTCATCCTCCCGAAACACCGGTGGGAGGACGTCGACAACCCGTCCCAGCACAACCCGGACGCCCCCGTCGGCACCGGTCCCTTCCAGTTCGAAGACTGGGAGCAGGGGACCCGGTTCGAGGCCTCGCGCAACGAGGGCCACTGGATGTTCGACGACGACTGGCGGGCCGACGCGCTGGGCGACCAGGCCGAACGCGGCCCCGGCGTCGAGAGCGTCATCTGGATCAACGTGAGCAACGTCGACGCGCTGATCGGTTCGCTCCAGAGCGGATCGATCGACGCCATCGGGACGACGCTCTCGACCCTGCAGGCCGACCGCGCGGCCGAGACCGACGGGATCGAGCAGCTGTCGACCGGGAGCTACGCGCCGCTCGATACGAAGCTCATGTTCTCCTGTCCGCCGATCCGAGACAAGGAGTTCCGCGTCGCGCTGGCGAAGTCGGTCGACTCGCAGGGGTTCGTCGACGACTTCCTGTACGGACAGGCGACGGTCCCGAGCGGCGAGAACCCGATCTCGCCGCTCACCCAGTGGCACAACTCCGAGACGACCCACTACAGCTACGACGTCGAAGAAGCGCGAACCGTCCTCGAGCGAGCGGGTTACACCTGGGACGACGACGGCAACCTGCGGTTCCCCAACGGCGAGGCGTGGGGCGCGTTCGTCGAACGGCTCCAGCCCGGGAACACCAACAAACGCCGCACGGAACTCGGCCAGTCCGACTTCTCATGA
- a CDS encoding helix-turn-helix domain-containing protein: MAKLQRELDDVRSIELDNAFYVEDGTWIESLTVTSNAAFDPDAVVEEISGVSLFYDSEIPTASDDLEIRRLTILANESYPFILSLVLRQEAIPNRIVLQNDDFEAVVTTRDWDQFRAMADEVQETLGEFELLSVTQNEDPGEPLDSGRLTEVLVSKLTDEQLAVLETAYENGYFDIPRETSATELADELEIAQSTASERLRTAERTLLELIYGPRE, translated from the coding sequence ATGGCAAAGCTCCAGCGGGAGCTGGACGACGTCCGAAGCATCGAACTCGACAACGCGTTCTACGTCGAAGACGGCACGTGGATCGAGTCCCTGACCGTCACGTCGAACGCCGCCTTCGATCCGGACGCCGTCGTCGAGGAGATTTCCGGCGTGTCGCTGTTCTACGACAGCGAGATTCCGACCGCGTCGGACGACCTCGAGATTCGCCGGCTGACGATCCTGGCCAACGAATCGTACCCGTTCATCCTGAGTCTCGTCCTGCGACAGGAGGCGATTCCGAACCGGATCGTCCTCCAGAACGACGATTTCGAGGCCGTGGTGACGACCCGCGACTGGGATCAGTTCCGGGCGATGGCCGACGAGGTCCAGGAGACGCTCGGCGAGTTCGAACTGCTGTCGGTCACCCAAAACGAGGACCCCGGCGAACCGCTCGACAGCGGACGATTAACGGAAGTCCTCGTCTCGAAGCTCACCGACGAGCAGTTGGCGGTCCTCGAGACGGCCTACGAGAACGGCTACTTCGACATCCCGCGAGAGACGTCGGCGACCGAACTCGCCGACGAGCTCGAGATCGCACAGTCGACGGCGAGCGAACGACTGCGGACCGCGGAGCGAACCCTCCTCGAACTCATCTACGGTCCGCGGGAGTGA
- a CDS encoding SLC13 family permease, whose amino-acid sequence MADRDGARAETETKTTLPSRQSLGLLAAVTVLAVGTMVPPPAAVTVAGQRALAVFASALVLWLTRPVPYVVSSVLSVTLLFALGTVESFDAAATGFTSTLVFFLLLLLLLGDATTSVGLDRRLARRLLTAESTPRRALRSVAGSVLALALVMPSAMARAVTFIPIVKRLAAAFGSGDDGFETGAFLVLGHVNPIASMALMTGGGMALVTSEIIATSVRPITWVDWAVLMLPPTIALYAAATLCAGLFAAVDGETTLGATAGARLEADGEGPAPEADGDDPSSLTRDQRLVGLVLLGAIAGWIGGSFVGIPTVLPAVAAVVALSLPQVGVITADDIAGVNWGIIFLVGAMLSILDALETTGAIVAIVDVLARWIPFAALAQWQLVAVLLGLAVGIRILFSTGSAAIVVALPIVLELAAVFDVNRLYLALTVLLVVGSTTILPFNTTAVLVSMDRGPLSHRDVASFGLVTMVLAVGVAGVSWLVYWPLVG is encoded by the coding sequence ATGGCTGATCGGGACGGCGCGCGGGCAGAGACGGAGACGAAGACGACGCTTCCATCGCGGCAATCCCTGGGGCTGCTCGCGGCCGTTACCGTCCTCGCGGTCGGGACGATGGTTCCTCCGCCGGCGGCGGTGACCGTCGCGGGACAACGCGCGCTGGCGGTCTTCGCGTCGGCGCTCGTCCTGTGGCTGACGCGGCCGGTGCCGTACGTCGTCTCGAGCGTGCTCAGCGTCACGTTACTGTTCGCGCTGGGGACGGTCGAGTCGTTCGACGCGGCCGCGACGGGCTTTACGTCGACGCTCGTGTTCTTCCTGCTCCTCCTGTTGTTGCTCGGCGACGCGACGACGAGTGTCGGTCTCGATCGACGATTGGCACGCCGACTGCTGACGGCGGAGAGTACGCCGCGGCGCGCGCTGCGCTCCGTCGCCGGGAGCGTCCTCGCGCTGGCGCTGGTGATGCCGTCGGCGATGGCGCGCGCGGTAACGTTCATCCCGATCGTGAAGCGGCTCGCGGCCGCGTTCGGCTCGGGCGACGACGGCTTCGAAACCGGGGCGTTTCTCGTCCTCGGTCACGTCAACCCGATCGCCTCGATGGCGCTGATGACCGGCGGCGGCATGGCGCTGGTCACCTCCGAGATTATCGCGACCTCGGTGCGGCCGATCACCTGGGTCGACTGGGCCGTGTTGATGCTGCCGCCGACGATCGCCCTGTACGCGGCGGCGACGCTCTGTGCGGGTCTGTTCGCGGCGGTCGACGGCGAGACGACGCTCGGCGCGACCGCCGGGGCGCGACTCGAGGCGGACGGAGAGGGGCCCGCACCCGAGGCCGACGGCGACGACCCGTCCTCGCTGACTCGAGACCAGCGTCTCGTCGGACTCGTCCTCCTGGGCGCCATCGCGGGCTGGATCGGCGGCTCGTTCGTCGGGATCCCCACGGTGCTCCCGGCGGTCGCCGCGGTCGTCGCGCTCTCGCTGCCCCAGGTCGGCGTCATCACGGCCGACGATATCGCCGGGGTGAACTGGGGGATCATCTTCCTCGTCGGCGCGATGTTATCGATCCTCGACGCGCTGGAGACGACCGGCGCCATCGTGGCGATCGTCGACGTCCTCGCGCGATGGATTCCGTTCGCAGCGCTCGCCCAGTGGCAGCTCGTCGCGGTGTTGCTCGGTCTCGCCGTCGGGATCCGAATCTTGTTCTCGACCGGCTCGGCGGCGATCGTGGTCGCGCTCCCGATCGTCCTCGAACTCGCGGCGGTCTTCGACGTCAACCGACTGTATCTGGCGCTGACCGTCTTGTTGGTCGTCGGCTCGACGACGATCCTCCCGTTCAACACGACCGCGGTGCTGGTGTCGATGGATCGCGGACCGCTGTCACACCGCGACGTCGCCTCCTTTGGCCTCGTGACGATGGTGCTCGCCGTCGGCGTCGCCGGCGTGTCGTGGCTCGTTTACTGGCCGTTAGTGGGCTGA
- a CDS encoding HalOD1 output domain-containing protein has protein sequence MDNRRSRSQSHRDPPSRRTEDEIIVDVVQALATADRLDLDEVEYTLYEYINPAVLIELAAHDGGSWEFTFEIADHEVTLTSDGRLFVDGVLCRDDLALRRSSSPPAYG, from the coding sequence ATGGATAACCGCCGATCGCGGTCCCAGTCCCACCGGGACCCGCCCTCCCGTCGAACGGAAGACGAGATCATCGTGGACGTCGTCCAGGCGCTGGCCACCGCGGATCGCCTCGATCTAGACGAAGTCGAGTACACGCTTTACGAGTACATCAACCCGGCCGTCCTGATCGAACTCGCCGCTCACGACGGCGGTAGCTGGGAGTTCACGTTCGAAATCGCCGACCACGAGGTGACACTCACCAGCGACGGTCGGCTCTTCGTCGACGGCGTTCTCTGTCGGGACGATCTGGCGCTTCGGCGTTCCTCGTCGCCGCCGGCCTACGGATAA
- a CDS encoding DUF1328 family protein: MLELALLFFVIAIIAGALGAGGVAGLSMAIAKWLVIVFVVLAVVSLLL, encoded by the coding sequence ATGTTAGAACTCGCACTGCTGTTCTTCGTGATCGCGATCATCGCCGGTGCGCTCGGTGCGGGCGGCGTCGCCGGACTGTCGATGGCCATCGCGAAGTGGCTCGTGATAGTGTTCGTCGTTCTCGCGGTCGTCTCGCTGTTGCTGTGA
- a CDS encoding helix-turn-helix transcriptional regulator: MVFNELWTQLSSLWSSGSTDETEDGETTGEEPDDSEDETLSYAEEIEYGVDEHDLPDEDKILRLLVKRGGRVDRSTVRQETGWSEDRLKEVIDRMEDEGQVSAITVGRKRVVCRRGFEPKGYRSHLNE, encoded by the coding sequence ATGGTATTCAACGAACTCTGGACCCAGCTTTCGTCGCTCTGGTCGAGCGGTTCGACAGACGAGACGGAAGACGGCGAGACGACGGGCGAGGAACCGGACGACAGCGAGGACGAAACACTGAGCTACGCCGAGGAGATCGAGTACGGGGTCGACGAACACGACCTCCCCGACGAGGACAAAATCCTCAGACTGCTCGTCAAACGCGGCGGCCGCGTCGATCGGTCGACCGTCCGTCAGGAGACCGGCTGGTCGGAAGACCGCCTCAAGGAGGTCATCGACCGCATGGAAGACGAAGGGCAAGTCAGCGCGATCACTGTCGGTCGCAAACGGGTCGTCTGCCGGCGCGGGTTCGAGCCGAAGGGGTATCGATCCCACCTCAACGAGTAA
- the surE gene encoding 5'/3'-nucleotidase SurE, translated as MSDPLEILLTNDDGIDSTGIRALYDALSELGNVTVVAPATDQSACGRSMSHEVDVEERELGYAVHGTPSDCVVAGLAELGPFPDIVVAGCNEGANLGEYVLGRSGTISAAVEAAFFDVPAIATSMYVPPKRGPLSEIDLQPEDFDEATRVTSYLVENALEAGVFEHAAYLNVNVPLADGDPAPLEVTRPSKRYEMDAKRDGDRVHLQDRVWERMDPETLPDPEGTDRRAVVEGRISVSPLTAPHSTNRYEGLSALADAYPESVDSTER; from the coding sequence ATGAGCGACCCCCTCGAGATCCTGTTGACCAACGACGACGGGATCGACAGCACCGGCATCCGGGCGCTGTACGACGCCCTCTCGGAGCTGGGCAACGTGACCGTCGTCGCCCCCGCGACCGACCAGAGCGCCTGCGGCCGCTCGATGTCCCACGAGGTCGACGTCGAGGAGCGCGAGCTGGGGTACGCCGTCCACGGCACGCCCTCGGACTGCGTCGTCGCCGGGCTGGCCGAACTCGGCCCGTTCCCCGACATCGTCGTCGCCGGCTGTAACGAGGGCGCGAATCTGGGCGAGTACGTCCTCGGGCGCTCGGGAACGATCAGCGCCGCCGTCGAGGCCGCGTTCTTCGACGTCCCCGCCATCGCGACGTCGATGTACGTCCCACCCAAACGGGGGCCGCTGAGCGAGATCGACCTGCAGCCGGAGGACTTCGACGAGGCGACGCGTGTGACCTCTTACTTGGTCGAGAACGCCCTCGAGGCGGGCGTCTTCGAGCACGCGGCCTACCTCAACGTCAACGTCCCGCTGGCCGACGGCGACCCGGCGCCGCTCGAGGTCACCCGCCCCTCGAAGCGCTACGAGATGGACGCCAAGCGCGACGGCGACCGCGTCCACCTCCAAGACCGCGTCTGGGAGCGAATGGATCCCGAGACGCTGCCCGACCCCGAGGGGACGGACCGCCGCGCGGTCGTCGAGGGACGGATCAGCGTCTCGCCGCTGACCGCCCCGCACTCGACGAACCGTTACGAGGGGCTGTCGGCGCTGGCCGACGCGTACCCGGAGTCCGTCGACTCGACGGAGCGATAA
- a CDS encoding small ribosomal subunit Rsm22 family protein — MSDQRDSVRSNAKYLQNVRPIDPDEICEYVEGNPHPAVVRQHLRELAPELELVKRDDGTFVPVTDDPVAPNRGPVERFPAAYEQRLEDLLVERYGVDWHADATGELLRSTIRRFKSRYLERRPVEYDDDVAAGYAIYHLPGYYAAVQYALDDLAERGLLGRSLRVLDIGAGVGGPALGLCDYLPDDALLDYHAVEPSAAADVLEELLEETGPNVHPTIHRTTVEAFDPGAVGAGDADGDAFDPTAPDDGFDLVLACNVLSELEDPAAVLRSALETLAPDGTLLAMAPADKNTSVRLRELERELEDERLWTPAEMGFDESDDDSEVEGAEETEADDAAARRGRVTVYGPTVRLWPGERPTDRGWTFDVRPDLAVPSFQRKLDEATPADDAEHAPGEFVNVDVQFSTSLLRLDGKRRIDLSLETSDWAKMAEMERHVTNRIDLVAAKLSRSLSDADREGGDHGGRSNPLFKISDGSESIDHYAVVTAESSLNRPLLEADYGEVCSFERILALWNDDEEAYNLVVDEETIVDRIG; from the coding sequence ATGAGCGACCAGCGCGACTCAGTCCGCTCGAACGCGAAGTACCTGCAGAACGTCCGCCCGATCGACCCCGACGAGATCTGCGAGTACGTCGAGGGCAACCCACACCCGGCGGTCGTTCGCCAGCACCTCCGCGAACTGGCGCCCGAACTCGAGTTGGTCAAGCGCGACGACGGTACCTTCGTCCCCGTCACGGACGATCCCGTCGCGCCCAACCGCGGCCCCGTCGAGCGCTTCCCCGCGGCGTACGAACAGCGCCTCGAGGACCTGCTCGTCGAGCGCTACGGCGTCGACTGGCACGCGGACGCCACGGGCGAACTCCTGCGGTCGACGATCCGGCGGTTCAAGAGCCGCTATCTCGAGCGCCGGCCGGTCGAGTACGACGACGACGTCGCCGCCGGCTACGCGATCTACCACCTGCCGGGCTACTACGCGGCCGTCCAGTACGCGCTGGACGACCTCGCCGAGCGTGGCCTGCTGGGACGGTCGCTTCGCGTCCTCGACATTGGCGCCGGCGTCGGCGGCCCCGCGCTGGGGCTCTGTGACTACCTCCCCGACGACGCCCTGCTCGACTACCACGCCGTCGAACCGAGCGCGGCCGCCGACGTGCTCGAGGAACTGCTCGAGGAGACCGGGCCGAATGTCCACCCGACGATCCACCGGACGACCGTCGAGGCGTTCGACCCCGGCGCGGTGGGCGCGGGCGACGCCGACGGCGACGCGTTCGATCCCACCGCCCCCGACGACGGCTTCGACCTCGTCCTCGCCTGCAACGTCCTGAGCGAACTCGAGGACCCGGCGGCCGTCCTGCGGTCGGCCCTCGAGACGCTCGCGCCCGACGGGACGCTGCTGGCGATGGCGCCCGCGGACAAGAACACCAGCGTCCGACTGCGCGAACTCGAGCGCGAACTCGAGGACGAGCGACTATGGACGCCCGCGGAGATGGGCTTCGACGAGTCCGACGACGACAGCGAAGTTGAAGGGGCTGAAGAGACCGAAGCGGATGACGCCGCTGCCCGCCGCGGCCGGGTGACCGTCTACGGCCCCACCGTCCGCCTCTGGCCAGGCGAGCGCCCGACGGATCGGGGCTGGACGTTCGACGTCAGGCCAGACCTCGCCGTTCCCTCCTTCCAGCGGAAACTCGACGAGGCGACGCCGGCCGACGACGCCGAGCACGCCCCCGGCGAGTTCGTCAACGTCGACGTCCAGTTCTCGACCTCGCTGTTACGCCTCGACGGAAAGCGGCGGATCGACCTCTCGCTCGAGACCAGCGACTGGGCGAAGATGGCCGAGATGGAACGCCACGTGACTAACCGGATCGACCTCGTTGCGGCGAAACTCAGCCGCTCGCTGAGCGACGCCGACCGCGAGGGCGGCGATCACGGCGGCCGCTCCAACCCGCTTTTCAAGATCAGCGACGGCAGCGAGTCGATCGACCACTACGCCGTCGTCACCGCCGAGAGCTCGCTCAACCGGCCGCTGCTCGAGGCCGACTACGGCGAGGTCTGCTCGTTCGAACGGATCCTCGCGCTCTGGAACGACGACGAGGAGGCGTACAACCTGGTCGTCGACGAGGAGACGATCGTCGACCGCATCGGCTGA
- a CDS encoding prephenate dehydrogenase/arogenate dehydrogenase family protein, with the protein MDVLIVGAGAMGTWLGRAVDASVTFADVDADAAAAAADAVGDDTDTAPLEGTDSYDVVCIAVPMTHAVEAVADHADRAEGAIVDVSGVMGPPLEAMATHAPDLERASLHPLFAPERAPGSIAVVRDAAGPTIETLLDALAARGNDLVATTATEHDDAMETVQAATHAAVLSFALAAEPVPDGFETPIYEGLETLAEQMTEGTPRVYADIQEAFDGADAIADAAATVADADREELETLYQEAADRWQSDAATDSGEPNGRTESEMNGQPNSETNGESTR; encoded by the coding sequence ATGGACGTACTGATCGTCGGCGCGGGGGCGATGGGGACGTGGCTCGGCCGTGCCGTAGACGCTTCGGTGACGTTCGCCGACGTCGACGCCGACGCCGCGGCCGCCGCAGCCGACGCGGTCGGGGACGACACCGACACCGCGCCGCTCGAGGGGACCGACAGCTACGACGTGGTCTGTATCGCGGTGCCGATGACCCACGCCGTCGAGGCCGTCGCCGACCACGCCGACCGTGCAGAGGGGGCGATCGTCGACGTCTCCGGCGTGATGGGGCCGCCCCTCGAGGCGATGGCGACGCACGCGCCCGACCTCGAGCGGGCGAGCCTCCACCCGCTGTTCGCGCCCGAGCGAGCGCCCGGTTCGATCGCCGTCGTCCGCGACGCCGCCGGACCGACGATCGAAACGCTCCTCGACGCGCTCGCGGCGCGGGGCAACGACCTCGTCGCGACGACAGCGACGGAACACGACGACGCGATGGAGACGGTCCAGGCGGCCACCCACGCCGCCGTCCTGTCATTCGCGCTGGCCGCGGAACCGGTCCCCGACGGCTTCGAGACGCCGATCTACGAGGGACTGGAGACCCTCGCTGAACAGATGACCGAGGGGACGCCCCGCGTCTACGCCGACATCCAGGAGGCCTTCGACGGCGCCGACGCGATCGCCGACGCCGCCGCGACCGTCGCCGACGCCGACCGCGAGGAACTCGAGACGCTCTATCAGGAGGCGGCCGATCGGTGGCAGTCCGACGCGGCGACCGATTCCGGCGAACCGAACGGCCGGACGGAGAGCGAAATGAACGGACAACCAAACAGCGAGACGAACGGAGAATCAACCCGATGA
- a CDS encoding GNAT family N-acetyltransferase, which yields MGVPERPTFSSDASRRIYEYVERNGTVARHKVMDVVALPSTEFESHLESLKADGYLEEDGGTLQIAVEFGAVAEHETDDRTFVVRPGRQSDFDGLIETIRDVTAEETYVVAEAIAEELLYEDTVTRHNTIKSRMFFVATIDGDVVGWTHLDLPQVDQLRGTAQQTVGVREAHQGHGIGSKLLQRGLEWAEANGYRKVYNSVPITNDRALEFLTEHGWDTEAIRRDHYEIDGDPVDEVMMAREL from the coding sequence ATGGGCGTGCCAGAGCGGCCGACGTTTTCGTCCGACGCCAGCAGACGGATCTACGAGTACGTCGAGCGCAACGGAACCGTTGCGCGACACAAAGTCATGGACGTGGTAGCGTTGCCGTCCACGGAGTTCGAGTCCCACCTCGAGTCGCTGAAGGCCGACGGCTATCTCGAGGAAGACGGCGGCACGCTGCAGATCGCCGTCGAGTTCGGCGCGGTCGCAGAACACGAGACCGACGACCGAACGTTCGTCGTCCGGCCGGGACGCCAGTCCGACTTCGACGGGCTCATCGAGACGATCAGGGACGTCACAGCCGAGGAGACCTACGTCGTCGCCGAGGCCATCGCCGAGGAACTCCTCTACGAAGATACCGTCACCAGACACAACACCATCAAATCCCGGATGTTCTTCGTCGCGACGATCGACGGCGACGTCGTCGGCTGGACCCACCTCGACCTCCCGCAGGTCGATCAGCTTCGGGGGACCGCCCAGCAGACCGTCGGCGTCCGCGAGGCCCACCAGGGACACGGGATCGGAAGCAAACTCCTCCAGCGGGGCCTCGAGTGGGCCGAAGCCAACGGCTACCGGAAGGTGTACAACAGCGTTCCCATCACCAACGACCGCGCTCTCGAGTTCCTCACCGAACACGGCTGGGACACCGAGGCGATCCGCCGGGACCACTACGAGATCGACGGCGACCCCGTCGACGAGGTGATGATGGCCCGCGAGCTGTGA
- a CDS encoding NAD(P)/FAD-dependent oxidoreductase, protein MTRIGIVGAGAAAAAAAYALESASDDVSVTVLEKSGGLCGRAATRRREDVTYDYGANYVKSDDKRVVDLLTETLETDGLVDVTDPVWTFDADGQISEGRDADDHKWTYEAGLTQIAKRLFARTDATIHRNTRVKAISRESAAGTWRLEDDAGDRWGPFDALLLNPPAPQTADLLRSAEWDADTDTDADADSDVPQRLADAAEAVPYRTIWTGVFHYPFELDVPYYALVNTDKAHEIGWIGREECKPGHVPDGESLLVVQANHEWSVDRYDDDPDATLEALAELTADLLGDDRLHEPDWTDHQGWRYALPEDGVDREPVRAAEDVDLYCLGDWVAGEGRLHAALRNGLETGERIAENVSN, encoded by the coding sequence ATGACACGGATCGGAATCGTCGGTGCGGGTGCGGCGGCGGCCGCCGCCGCGTACGCGCTCGAGTCCGCGAGCGACGACGTTTCGGTGACGGTCCTCGAGAAGTCCGGCGGCCTCTGCGGGCGCGCGGCCACCCGCCGGCGAGAGGATGTCACATACGACTATGGCGCGAACTACGTCAAATCCGACGACAAGCGGGTCGTCGACCTACTCACGGAGACGCTCGAGACCGACGGGCTGGTCGACGTCACCGACCCGGTCTGGACCTTCGACGCCGACGGCCAGATCTCCGAGGGTCGGGACGCCGACGACCACAAGTGGACCTACGAGGCTGGGCTGACCCAGATCGCCAAGCGCCTGTTCGCGCGCACCGACGCGACGATCCACCGCAACACGCGCGTCAAGGCGATTTCTCGAGAGTCGGCCGCGGGGACGTGGCGACTCGAGGACGACGCGGGCGACCGGTGGGGACCGTTCGACGCCCTCCTGTTGAACCCGCCGGCGCCACAGACCGCCGATTTGCTGCGGTCGGCCGAGTGGGACGCCGATACTGATACCGACGCTGACGCCGATTCCGACGTTCCGCAACGGCTCGCCGACGCGGCCGAGGCCGTCCCCTACCGAACGATCTGGACGGGCGTGTTCCACTACCCGTTCGAACTTGACGTCCCCTACTACGCGCTCGTCAACACGGACAAGGCCCACGAGATCGGGTGGATCGGCCGCGAGGAGTGTAAGCCGGGGCACGTCCCCGACGGCGAGTCGCTGCTAGTCGTCCAGGCCAACCACGAGTGGTCCGTCGACCGCTACGACGACGACCCCGACGCAACCCTCGAGGCCCTCGCCGAACTGACCGCCGATCTGCTGGGCGACGACCGCCTGCACGAACCCGACTGGACGGACCACCAGGGCTGGCGCTACGCGCTGCCCGAGGACGGCGTCGATCGCGAACCGGTTCGGGCCGCCGAGGACGTAGACCTGTACTGTCTCGGCGACTGGGTCGCCGGCGAGGGGCGACTCCACGCCGCGTTACGGAACGGCCTCGAGACCGGCGAGCGTATCGCGGAGAACGTATCGAACTGA